The following coding sequences lie in one Flavobacterium sp. 20NA77.7 genomic window:
- a CDS encoding T9SS type B sorting domain-containing protein has protein sequence MMKIYNFISVRLILLGVMVSFTKANATNLYVNNTSTTGDIYCTAIGTASGTGTTANPFLTLNAALTAASNGDTIYVDSGTYTGAGNKSLTINKSVTIIGAGSVNTIFTSHTDDRFAAISVNNVHIQGLQLFDFFLAGTTGIGQVILVNTNIVGFELTNVVVKNNYGDSSNGESIYLSSGSSSTFNGLFFSCSGFNGSSGGAIKVDGSTLVLKNSVFSQSRNSDGFGGAIQILGTNPNVSIDKTTFIGNSAKAGGAISQVKGILVVTNSCFNRNYCQGDSSGNTNGGGHYYSTGTITSASFTNCKFEGAFFCASTNPTEYPCQFSSNTSNDGNSISIRGAAGNFTFDTCDFNNSNQPNANFDNGLDFYLDKSGTISVAITNCKFANDMWGGTGTGGSDAVNIWNEDLTSTEFIVSNSGSKQTTANQDGIFGNNYSYALNTGSAPSGNDLAQSASTTVSCISGFAGCTTVVNCTTETNAPIIISCAPNQTLSSCTGTLPDYRPLLSVFDDCSVAIVQSPAPGTLLSSLGNGTHTITFTVSDQSPNSPDATCTMILTLSGCVTCSASLSYSNTSVCKSAGTQTPTFSPSGGTFSSTTGLTINPSTGIITPSSSTVGTYTVTYTPNTADPSCTATFNITIVAAPNAGSNGSVTICSGATVTSSQLFTALGGSPQSGGSWSPTLAGAGTYTYTVSATSPCTGSATATVTVTVQAAPNAGSNGSVIICSGATVTSSQLFAALGGSPQSGGSWSPTLAGAGTYTYTVSATSPCTGSATATVTVTEQSAPNAGSNGSVTICSGATVTSSQLFAALGGSPQSGGTWSPALAGAGTYTYTISATSPCTGSATATVTVTVQAAPNAGSNGSLTICSGATLTTTQLFGALGGSPQSGGSWSPTLAGAGTYTYTISATSPCTGSATATVTVTEQSAPNAGSNGSVTICSGATVTSSQLFAALGGSPQSGGSWSPTLAGAGTYTYTVSATSPCTGSATATVTVTEQSVPNAGSNGSVIICSGATVTSSQLFAALGGSPQSGGSWSPTLAGAGTYTYTVSATSPCTGSATATVTVTEQSAPNAGSNGSVTICSGATVTSSQLFAALGGSPQSGGTWSPALAGAGTYTYTISATSPCTGSATATVTVTVQAAPNAGSNGSLTICSGATLTTTQLFGALGGSPQSGGSWSPTLAGAGTYTYTISATSPCTGSATATVTVTEQSAPNAGSNGSVTICSGATVTSSQLFAALGGSPQSGGSWSPTLAGAGTYIYTVSATSPCTGSATATVTVTEQAAPNAGSNGSLTICSGATLTTTQLFGALGGSPQSGGSWSPTLAGAGTYTYTVSATSPCTGSATATVTVTEQSVPNAGSNGSVTICSGATVTSSQLFAALGGSPQSGGSWSPTLAGAGTYIYTVSATSPCTGSATATVTVTEQAAPNAGSNGSLTICSGATLTTTQLFAALGGSPQSGGSWSPTLAGAGTYTYTVSATSPCTGSATATVTVTEQSAPNAGSNGSVTICSGATVTSSQLFAALGGSPQSGGTWSPTLAGAGTYTYTVSATSPCTGSATATVTVTEQSVPNAGSNGSVTICSGATVTSSQLFAALGGSPQSGGSWSPTLAGAGTYIYTVSATSPCTGSATATVTVTEIIINNFEINSHCNGTNFELFVTPIQANVIYNWYDSNGDLLGSGTTILINEASTYEVRASLSTCFTNKNISIDGIYCDIPKGISPNGDGLNDYWDLSNLNPTKVEIFNRYGIEVYNRENYRNEWNGYTNRGQELPSATYYYVIYFANGVAKTGWVYLNREN, from the coding sequence ATGATGAAAATTTACAATTTCATTAGTGTAAGACTAATACTATTAGGGGTAATGGTTAGTTTTACAAAAGCTAATGCAACAAATTTGTATGTAAATAATACTTCAACTACTGGAGATATTTATTGTACTGCGATTGGAACTGCTTCCGGAACAGGAACTACAGCAAATCCATTTTTAACGCTTAATGCTGCATTGACAGCGGCTTCTAATGGAGATACTATTTATGTAGATTCTGGCACTTATACAGGAGCGGGTAATAAAAGTTTAACTATAAATAAATCTGTAACTATTATTGGTGCGGGTTCTGTAAATACTATTTTTACCAGCCATACAGACGATAGATTTGCTGCCATATCCGTGAATAATGTTCACATTCAAGGCTTACAGCTATTTGATTTTTTTCTTGCAGGAACAACAGGAATTGGTCAAGTTATTTTAGTAAATACAAATATTGTTGGTTTTGAGTTGACTAATGTTGTTGTTAAAAATAATTATGGGGACAGTTCGAATGGAGAAAGTATTTATTTATCTTCTGGTTCAAGTTCAACATTTAATGGATTATTTTTTAGTTGTTCTGGATTTAATGGATCTTCAGGGGGTGCTATAAAAGTTGATGGTTCAACATTAGTTTTAAAAAACTCGGTTTTCAGTCAATCTCGAAATTCAGACGGATTTGGAGGTGCTATTCAAATATTGGGTACCAACCCAAATGTCTCTATTGATAAAACCACATTTATTGGTAATTCTGCGAAAGCAGGTGGAGCTATAAGTCAAGTAAAAGGAATATTAGTTGTTACCAATTCTTGTTTCAATAGAAATTACTGTCAAGGAGATTCTTCAGGGAATACCAATGGAGGCGGACACTATTATTCCACAGGAACTATTACCTCAGCTTCTTTCACTAATTGTAAATTTGAAGGTGCGTTTTTTTGTGCAAGTACTAACCCTACTGAGTATCCTTGCCAGTTTAGTTCAAACACTTCAAATGATGGGAATTCCATTTCAATTAGGGGAGCTGCAGGTAATTTTACTTTTGATACATGTGATTTTAATAACTCAAATCAACCTAATGCAAATTTTGATAACGGTCTGGATTTTTATTTAGATAAATCAGGCACTATTAGTGTAGCCATCACGAATTGTAAATTTGCAAATGATATGTGGGGTGGAACAGGAACTGGAGGAAGTGATGCGGTTAATATTTGGAATGAAGACTTAACTTCAACGGAATTTATCGTTTCTAATTCAGGTTCAAAACAAACCACGGCTAATCAAGATGGAATATTCGGAAATAATTATTCTTACGCTTTAAATACCGGAAGTGCTCCCAGCGGAAATGATTTAGCTCAATCTGCATCAACAACGGTAAGTTGCATTTCTGGTTTTGCAGGATGTACAACAGTTGTAAATTGTACTACCGAAACAAATGCACCTATTATTATTTCTTGCGCACCTAATCAAACCTTATCTTCTTGTACAGGAACTTTACCAGATTATCGTCCATTACTTTCAGTTTTTGATGATTGTAGTGTAGCAATAGTTCAATCACCCGCACCAGGAACACTTTTGAGTTCGCTAGGAAATGGAACTCACACAATTACTTTTACTGTTAGTGATCAAAGTCCAAATAGCCCAGATGCTACGTGTACAATGATACTTACTCTTTCTGGTTGTGTTACTTGTAGTGCTTCTTTAAGTTATTCAAATACTTCGGTTTGTAAATCAGCAGGAACTCAAACACCAACTTTTAGTCCATCAGGAGGTACTTTTTCTAGTACAACAGGTTTAACCATAAATCCTTCAACAGGAATTATAACTCCTTCTTCGAGTACAGTAGGGACTTATACGGTTACCTATACTCCCAATACCGCAGATCCTTCTTGTACTGCGACTTTTAATATAACTATAGTTGCCGCACCAAACGCTGGGAGCAATGGTAGTGTAACGATTTGTTCAGGTGCTACTGTTACTTCAAGTCAATTGTTTACAGCCTTAGGGGGTTCCCCTCAATCTGGTGGTAGTTGGTCACCGACCTTAGCAGGAGCAGGCACGTACACATACACGGTATCGGCAACAAGTCCCTGTACAGGTTCAGCCACTGCTACAGTTACTGTTACAGTTCAAGCAGCACCAAACGCTGGAAGCAATGGCAGTGTAATAATTTGTTCAGGAGCTACTGTTACTTCAAGTCAATTGTTTGCAGCCTTAGGGGGTTCCCCTCAATCAGGTGGTAGTTGGTCACCGACCTTAGCAGGAGCAGGCACGTATACGTACACCGTATCGGCAACGAGTCCATGTACAGGTTCCGCTACAGCTACAGTTACTGTTACCGAGCAATCCGCACCAAACGCTGGAAGCAATGGTAGTGTAACGATTTGTTCAGGAGCTACTGTTACTTCAAGTCAATTGTTTGCAGCCTTAGGGGGTTCCCCTCAATCAGGTGGTACTTGGTCACCGGCATTAGCAGGAGCAGGCACGTATACGTACACCATATCGGCAACGAGTCCATGTACAGGTTCTGCTACAGCTACAGTTACTGTTACAGTTCAAGCAGCACCAAACGCTGGGAGCAATGGCAGTTTAACAATTTGTTCAGGTGCTACACTAACTACTACCCAATTGTTTGGCGCCTTAGGGGGTTCCCCTCAATCAGGTGGTAGTTGGTCACCGACCTTAGCAGGAGCAGGCACGTATACGTACACCATATCGGCAACGAGTCCATGTACAGGTTCCGCTACAGCTACAGTTACTGTTACCGAGCAATCCGCACCAAACGCTGGAAGCAATGGTAGTGTAACGATTTGTTCAGGAGCTACTGTTACTTCAAGTCAATTGTTTGCAGCCTTAGGGGGTTCCCCTCAATCAGGTGGTAGTTGGTCACCGACCTTAGCAGGAGCAGGCACGTATACGTACACCGTATCGGCAACGAGTCCATGTACAGGTTCTGCTACGGCTACAGTTACTGTTACCGAGCAATCCGTACCAAACGCTGGAAGCAATGGCAGTGTAATAATTTGTTCAGGAGCTACTGTTACTTCAAGTCAATTGTTTGCAGCCTTAGGGGGTTCCCCTCAATCAGGTGGTAGTTGGTCACCGACCTTAGCAGGAGCAGGCACGTATACGTACACCGTATCGGCAACGAGTCCATGTACAGGTTCCGCTACAGCTACAGTTACTGTTACCGAGCAATCCGCACCAAACGCTGGAAGCAATGGTAGTGTAACGATTTGTTCAGGAGCTACTGTTACTTCAAGTCAATTGTTTGCAGCCTTAGGGGGTTCCCCTCAATCAGGTGGTACTTGGTCACCGGCATTAGCAGGAGCAGGCACGTATACGTACACCATATCGGCAACGAGTCCATGTACAGGTTCTGCTACAGCTACAGTTACTGTTACAGTTCAAGCAGCACCAAACGCTGGGAGCAATGGCAGTTTAACAATTTGTTCAGGTGCTACACTAACTACTACCCAATTGTTTGGCGCCTTAGGGGGTTCCCCTCAATCAGGTGGTAGTTGGTCACCGACCTTAGCAGGAGCAGGCACGTATACGTACACCATATCGGCAACGAGTCCATGTACAGGTTCCGCTACAGCTACAGTTACTGTTACCGAGCAATCCGCACCAAACGCTGGAAGCAATGGTAGTGTAACGATTTGTTCAGGAGCTACTGTTACTTCAAGTCAATTGTTTGCAGCCTTAGGGGGTTCCCCTCAATCAGGTGGTAGTTGGTCACCGACCTTAGCAGGAGCAGGCACGTACATATACACGGTATCGGCAACGAGTCCATGTACAGGTTCAGCTACTGCTACAGTTACTGTTACCGAGCAAGCAGCACCAAACGCTGGGAGCAATGGCAGTTTAACAATTTGTTCAGGTGCTACACTAACTACTACCCAATTGTTTGGCGCCTTAGGGGGTTCCCCTCAATCAGGTGGTAGTTGGTCACCGACCTTAGCAGGAGCAGGCACGTACACGTACACCGTATCGGCAACGAGTCCTTGTACAGGTTCTGCTACGGCTACAGTTACTGTTACCGAGCAATCCGTACCAAACGCTGGAAGCAATGGTAGTGTAACGATTTGTTCAGGAGCTACTGTTACTTCAAGTCAATTGTTTGCAGCCTTAGGGGGTTCCCCTCAATCAGGTGGTAGTTGGTCACCGACCTTAGCAGGAGCAGGCACGTACATATACACGGTATCGGCAACGAGTCCATGTACAGGTTCAGCTACTGCTACAGTTACTGTTACCGAGCAAGCAGCACCAAACGCTGGGAGCAATGGCAGTTTAACAATTTGTTCAGGTGCTACACTAACTACTACCCAATTGTTTGCAGCCTTAGGGGGTTCCCCTCAATCAGGTGGTAGTTGGTCACCGACCTTAGCAGGAGCAGGCACGTACACGTACACCGTATCGGCAACGAGTCCTTGTACAGGTTCAGCTACAGCTACAGTTACTGTTACCGAGCAATCCGCACCAAACGCTGGAAGCAATGGTAGTGTAACGATTTGTTCAGGAGCTACTGTTACTTCAAGTCAATTGTTTGCAGCCTTAGGGGGTTCCCCTCAATCAGGTGGTACTTGGTCACCGACCTTAGCAGGAGCAGGCACGTATACGTACACCGTATCGGCAACGAGTCCTTGTACAGGTTCTGCTACGGCTACAGTTACTGTTACCGAGCAATCCGTACCAAACGCTGGAAGCAATGGTAGTGTAACGATTTGTTCAGGAGCTACTGTTACTTCAAGTCAATTGTTTGCAGCCTTAGGGGGTTCCCCTCAATCAGGTGGTAGTTGGTCACCGACCTTAGCAGGAGCAGGCACGTACATATACACGGTATCGGCAACAAGTCCCTGTACAGGTTCAGCTACTGCTACAGTTACTGTTACAGAAATAATAATAAATAATTTTGAAATTAATTCACATTGTAATGGAACTAATTTTGAATTATTTGTTACTCCAATTCAGGCAAATGTTATTTACAATTGGTACGATTCTAATGGTGATTTATTAGGAAGTGGAACTACTATTTTAATTAATGAGGCATCTACTTATGAAGTGAGAGCTTCATTATCTACATGCTTTACAAATAAAAATATTTCAATAGATGGTATTTATTGTGATATTCCTAAAGGTATTTCTCCTAATGGGGATGGATTGAATGACTATTGGGATTTATCTAATTTAAATCCTACTAAAGTTGAAATTTTTAATCGATATGGAATAGAAGTTTATAACCGAGAAAATTATAGAAATGAGTGGAATGGTTATACCAACAGAGGTCAAGAATTACCTTCAGCAACCTATTATTATGTTATTTATTTTGCAAATGGAGTTGCAAAAACAGGCTGGGTTTATTTAAACAGAGAAAATTAA
- the hemN gene encoding oxygen-independent coproporphyrinogen III oxidase, with protein sequence MMVSLIQKYNVPGPRYTSYPTVPYWNESLFNLDTWKKSVQETFKVSNNTEGISLYINLPFCESLCTFCGCNKRITKRHEVETPYIKALLKEWQLYCDLFNQKPIIKEIHLGGGTPTFFSSENLELLINGIFDLATKANRHEFSFEGHPNNTTKEHLQILYNLGFRRVSFGVQDYSLAVQKAIHRIQPYQNVAKVSFWAKEIGYTSIGHDLVFGLPFQDVTGIKDTILKTKALLPDRISFYSYAHVPWIKGNGQRGFHDEDLPQDDKKRAIYEEGKKLLVEIGYSEIGMDHFALKTDSMYEAFQTNKLHRNFMGYTASKTDLMIGLGVSSISDSWTSFAQNEKSLEAYYAKLKLNELPVFRGHHLTEKDIKIRKHILNLMCHFETSWNQKTMQFDELDDVLEHLKEMEFDGLISKEMNTLYVTEKGKAFVRNICMAFDLKLLEKEPTTQLFSMTI encoded by the coding sequence ATAATGGTATCACTGATTCAAAAATATAATGTACCTGGGCCTCGTTATACGAGTTACCCAACTGTGCCTTATTGGAATGAATCGTTATTCAATTTAGATACTTGGAAAAAGTCTGTACAAGAGACATTTAAAGTATCAAATAATACAGAAGGAATAAGTCTTTATATTAATTTACCATTCTGCGAAAGTTTATGTACATTTTGTGGTTGCAATAAAAGAATTACTAAGCGTCACGAAGTAGAAACACCCTATATAAAAGCCTTACTTAAAGAATGGCAATTGTATTGTGACTTATTTAATCAAAAACCGATTATTAAAGAAATTCATTTAGGCGGAGGTACACCTACATTTTTTTCTAGTGAAAATTTGGAATTATTAATCAATGGTATTTTTGATTTAGCAACTAAAGCTAATAGGCATGAGTTTAGTTTTGAAGGACATCCAAACAATACAACTAAAGAACATTTACAAATACTTTATAACTTAGGATTTAGACGTGTTTCATTTGGAGTACAAGATTACAGTTTAGCTGTTCAAAAAGCTATTCATCGCATTCAACCCTATCAAAATGTAGCTAAAGTATCTTTTTGGGCAAAAGAAATTGGTTACACTTCCATTGGGCATGATTTGGTTTTTGGATTACCGTTTCAAGATGTAACGGGAATTAAAGATACTATTTTAAAAACGAAAGCACTATTGCCAGACCGAATTTCATTTTATAGTTACGCACATGTGCCTTGGATTAAAGGAAATGGACAACGTGGTTTTCATGATGAAGATTTACCTCAAGATGATAAAAAAAGAGCTATTTACGAAGAAGGGAAAAAACTACTAGTAGAAATTGGATATAGTGAAATAGGTATGGACCATTTTGCACTTAAAACTGATTCGATGTATGAAGCATTCCAAACTAATAAATTACATCGCAATTTTATGGGCTACACAGCCTCAAAAACAGATTTAATGATAGGTCTTGGCGTGTCATCAATTAGCGATAGTTGGACCAGTTTTGCTCAAAATGAAAAATCATTGGAAGCTTATTATGCTAAATTAAAATTGAATGAATTACCTGTTTTTAGAGGGCATCATTTAACAGAAAAAGACATTAAAATAAGAAAACATATCTTAAATTTAATGTGTCATTTTGAAACTTCATGGAATCAAAAAACAATGCAGTTTGATGAACTTGATGATGTTTTAGAACACTTAAAAGAAATGGAATTTGACGGGCTTATAAGCAAAGAAATGAATACACTTTATGTAACTGAAAAAGGAAAAGCTTTTGTTAGAAATATTTGTATGGCATTTGACCTCAAACTTCTTGAAAAAGAACCAACTACCCAATTATTTTCAATGACAATTTAA
- a CDS encoding sulfite exporter TauE/SafE family protein, with product MLFSAFFFGLISSLHCVAMCGPIALMLPVDKTNPAKRVVQMMTYHVGRMTAYASLGVLFGLLGRGFFMAGFQQKLSILVGIIMISIAVVPERKFAKFNFSKPVYKLLSKIKSTLGKQFNRKSFKALFIIGLLNGFLPCGMVYAALFGALAMPNFISSIGYMMLYGIGTIPLLILVTQLTQFTKINFQKIQKIIPVILVLIGVLFILRGAGMAIPYLSPNTMSLHVQQEANCH from the coding sequence ATGTTATTTTCAGCATTTTTTTTTGGATTAATAAGCAGTTTACATTGTGTGGCTATGTGTGGACCAATTGCGCTCATGTTACCTGTAGATAAAACCAATCCCGCTAAACGAGTTGTGCAAATGATGACCTATCATGTAGGTAGAATGACAGCTTATGCAAGTTTGGGAGTTTTGTTTGGATTGCTGGGACGAGGTTTTTTTATGGCAGGATTTCAACAAAAATTATCCATTCTAGTAGGGATAATTATGATTAGTATTGCGGTGGTGCCTGAACGAAAATTTGCGAAATTTAATTTTTCAAAACCTGTATATAAACTACTTTCAAAAATTAAAAGCACATTAGGAAAACAATTTAACAGAAAGTCTTTTAAGGCTTTATTTATCATCGGTTTACTTAATGGTTTTTTACCTTGTGGAATGGTATATGCAGCCTTATTTGGTGCATTGGCAATGCCAAATTTTATTTCTAGTATTGGCTATATGATGTTGTATGGTATCGGAACTATTCCTTTATTAATTTTGGTTACTCAATTAACGCAATTTACAAAAATTAATTTTCAGAAAATTCAAAAGATTATTCCTGTTATTTTGGTATTGATTGGGGTCTTGTTTATCCTTAGAGGTGCAGGAATGGCAATTCCTTATCTTTCACCAAACACGATGAGTTTACATGTACAACAAGAAGCAAACTGCCATTAA
- a CDS encoding FixH family protein, protein MKLNWGTGIVLGFLSFMSFILFFVLKLQTNSAYDNELVVKDYYKQEKNVQDNIDKQNNANHLVEKLSIQKTEEGIEIVFPKHFDATMINGTISLYRPSNQKLDFETKISLSGPIMLIPKNKLVGGLWEIAVDWDYEAKKYLNKETIYF, encoded by the coding sequence ATGAAATTAAATTGGGGAACAGGAATAGTACTAGGTTTTTTAAGTTTTATGAGTTTTATTCTATTTTTTGTACTAAAGCTTCAAACGAACTCAGCTTATGACAATGAATTGGTAGTGAAAGACTATTATAAGCAAGAAAAAAATGTACAGGATAATATTGATAAACAAAACAATGCCAATCATTTAGTTGAAAAACTAAGTATTCAAAAAACAGAGGAAGGAATTGAAATTGTTTTTCCTAAACATTTTGATGCTACAATGATAAACGGAACAATTTCCTTATATCGACCGTCTAACCAGAAATTGGATTTTGAAACAAAGATTTCTTTATCAGGTCCAATAATGCTCATACCTAAAAACAAACTGGTAGGCGGTCTTTGGGAAATTGCTGTAGATTGGGACTATGAAGCTAAAAAATATTTAAATAAAGAAACCATTTATTTTTAA
- the ccoG gene encoding cytochrome c oxidase accessory protein CcoG: protein MSNLPNDNFRDTIATIDKEGKRNFIFPKKPVGKFYNRRKIVSYFLLFFLIASPFIKINGNQFLLFNVLERRFNIFSFPFWPQDFYLFVVIMISGVVGLTLFTVAFGRVFCGWFCPQTIFMEMVFRRIEYWIEGDRGAQIKLDHQEWNAEKIRKKTIKWFIFFLISFGIANVFLAYLISSDKLLLMVEEGPMSNVSTLVALLIFTGVFYFVFTWFREQVCIIACPYGRLQGVLLDTKTIVVAYDHVRGEGKTGRAKIKKNEDRTAAGFGDCIDCHLCVNVCPTGIDIRNGTQLECTNCTACIDECDTMMEKVGFEKGLIRYASEDEIVKKEPFKLTLRMKGYIGVLSVLLIVMFSMLLLRTDVDTTILRLPGQLYEEKGKNISNVYTFKIINKSTIDLNNITFTLVNPKGILKVVGHEKLKVTKAGLTQGTLFVEIPAVVLESDNTKINIEVKEGTKVIETVTTNFLGPRAFN from the coding sequence ATGTCAAATTTACCAAATGATAATTTTAGAGATACCATCGCTACGATAGACAAAGAAGGTAAACGTAATTTTATTTTTCCTAAAAAACCAGTTGGAAAATTTTATAATAGAAGAAAAATAGTAAGCTATTTTTTGCTATTTTTTTTAATTGCAAGTCCATTTATTAAAATTAACGGTAATCAGTTTTTATTATTTAATGTATTAGAAAGACGATTCAATATTTTTAGTTTTCCATTTTGGCCACAAGATTTTTATCTTTTTGTAGTCATTATGATTTCAGGGGTAGTAGGATTAACATTATTTACAGTAGCTTTTGGACGTGTTTTTTGTGGTTGGTTTTGTCCCCAAACGATTTTCATGGAAATGGTATTTAGAAGAATCGAATATTGGATTGAAGGTGATAGAGGGGCACAAATAAAATTAGATCATCAAGAATGGAATGCTGAAAAAATTAGAAAAAAAACAATCAAATGGTTTATTTTCTTTTTGATTTCTTTTGGTATTGCTAACGTATTTTTGGCTTATTTAATTAGTAGTGATAAACTTTTATTAATGGTAGAAGAAGGCCCTATGTCTAATGTAAGCACATTAGTGGCTTTATTAATTTTTACGGGAGTTTTCTATTTTGTTTTCACATGGTTTAGAGAACAAGTGTGTATTATAGCTTGCCCTTATGGAAGATTACAAGGCGTACTGTTAGATACTAAAACAATTGTTGTAGCGTATGATCATGTTAGGGGTGAAGGTAAAACAGGAAGAGCAAAAATAAAGAAAAATGAAGATCGTACTGCTGCGGGGTTTGGAGATTGTATCGATTGCCATTTATGTGTGAATGTATGCCCAACAGGTATCGATATCAGAAATGGTACACAATTAGAATGTACAAATTGTACCGCATGTATTGATGAATGTGATACTATGATGGAAAAAGTAGGTTTCGAAAAAGGGTTAATTCGTTATGCAAGTGAAGATGAGATTGTGAAAAAAGAACCTTTTAAACTGACCCTACGAATGAAAGGGTATATAGGTGTTTTAAGTGTCTTATTAATTGTTATGTTTTCAATGCTTCTTTTACGAACAGATGTAGATACTACCATATTAAGACTTCCGGGGCAATTGTATGAAGAAAAAGGGAAAAACATCAGTAATGTCTATACCTTTAAAATAATTAATAAATCAACGATAGATTTAAACAACATTACATTTACGTTAGTAAATCCGAAAGGGATACTAAAAGTAGTAGGGCATGAAAAGTTGAAAGTAACCAAAGCAGGTTTAACACAGGGTACGTTATTTGTTGAAATTCCTGCGGTAGTATTAGAAAGTGATAATACTAAAATCAATATTGAAGTCAAAGAAGGGACTAAAGTAATTGAAACAGTTACGACTAATTTTTTAGGACCACGAGCATTTAATTAA
- a CDS encoding cbb3-type cytochrome c oxidase N-terminal domain-containing protein — protein MRKLIPIYVRIPLLYAIMFAVLEYFIDSGDRPAFIKYPIVALFHIVFIFLLIAIEVVLNSVEKVSYHLLSPEEKVQYDLEQTKPIAQQEAFKRWMNKFTASKSIHEEADVLLDHDYDGIKELDNVLPPWWVGLFYGTIIFALVYLVRFHIMDEYNQDQEFATEMQVADKAVEEYMKTAPDVMDKDKVTLLTDASAIAEGKTLFDANCVACHKADAGGAIGPNLTDKFWINGGGIKNVFNTIMEGGRPGKGMIPWKDQIKPTQIQKIASYVLSLQGTNPKDAKPVEPEAKEWKDEATVPSADKTATVVVDSTAKK, from the coding sequence ATGAGAAAATTAATTCCAATATATGTTAGAATTCCATTGTTATACGCAATCATGTTTGCGGTTTTGGAATACTTTATTGATTCAGGAGATCGACCTGCATTTATTAAATATCCTATTGTAGCACTTTTTCACATAGTATTTATCTTTTTGTTAATTGCTATTGAAGTTGTACTTAATTCGGTTGAAAAGGTTTCGTATCATTTGTTATCGCCTGAAGAAAAAGTTCAATATGATTTAGAACAAACTAAACCTATTGCACAGCAGGAAGCATTCAAGAGATGGATGAATAAATTTACAGCTTCAAAATCAATTCATGAAGAAGCAGATGTATTATTAGATCATGATTATGACGGTATTAAAGAGTTAGATAATGTATTACCGCCTTGGTGGGTAGGCTTATTTTATGGTACCATAATTTTTGCTTTGGTTTATTTAGTTCGTTTCCATATTATGGACGAATATAACCAAGATCAAGAATTTGCAACAGAGATGCAAGTTGCCGATAAAGCTGTGGAAGAATATATGAAAACGGCACCAGATGTTATGGATAAAGATAAGGTTACGTTGTTAACAGATGCATCAGCAATTGCAGAAGGTAAAACTTTATTTGATGCAAATTGTGTGGCTTGTCATAAAGCAGATGCAGGAGGTGCAATCGGACCAAATTTAACAGATAAATTCTGGATTAACGGTGGAGGTATAAAAAATGTCTTTAATACAATTATGGAAGGTGGACGACCAGGTAAAGGTATGATTCCATGGAAAGATCAAATTAAACCTACTCAAATTCAAAAAATTGCAAGTTATGTGTTGTCTTTACAAGGCACAAATCCTAAAGATGCAAAACCTGTAGAACCAGAAGCAAAAGAATGGAAAGATGAAGCCACAGTCCCATCAGCCGATAAAACCGCTACAGTTGTAGTTGATTCTACTGCTAAAAAATAA